In the Naumovozyma dairenensis CBS 421 chromosome 4, complete genome genome, one interval contains:
- the TDA9 gene encoding Tda9p (similar to Saccharomyces cerevisiae RSF2 (YJR127C) and YML081W; ancestral locus Anc_4.351), whose amino-acid sequence MSPIDDKQKKTVLSITGKEEQDREQEQITSGTDTASMTGSGDSSQTATPTPGLIPIPKKSRRIKTNKPRPFVCSTCTRGFVRQEHLKRHQRSHTNEKPFLCVFCGRCFARRDLVLRHQHKLHAALIGTSMDSYTNSSNNNGIPVPFQGPLPDSAEDKINKNIIQIKGNKATILPTPRNPLAKTAAQLKREARETEARNKHEYRRTSNEWHPDVTSTTSSLKSTPSPATYIPSGSVGPPPVHFEEQQQQQQQPIDYYSHPLRQEHKIGREPSPALLQDGTSRSKRHASFSASSAFTYAPDNPTEKNTRNISNNNNGSGSESMNDVPHQVGFSTPQLTAQQLIDKALESGVDFEALELPPFFSLDDPNSYGDSKFNINDIQFSLSNDASNIPGNTNNIQPNNQPSVLHVNSSVYNISTGVQSQMNISSRGPPPMTPNNGDIYGFAPYLSDFLTMSSSFGGSGGFSKSNSVNSNLAYFNYQNIPYQPEHDVHQFSIPESNLPQMVHDNTTARYPQHPEIGRPASEQPTKQASSQEVYYMSQSHEFDRPKTAQGALEISNGTSLLKSNLTNNPDYQQHLSTKMVEISNIHPDEHWLTDFIAHPLDMDFKTSGDHFNEIGFLDNAIGQAPTPPSVDPKPLSNVLPKLIETKDNLRDIHTNQGEKIALAVNTHPNLNTQNNHASSATGHKLDDVKKLTYNVSSLFNSRQFDLFQKSVASSKNLKDISNGSNAKYTRNKNLKICFFTEELRNSIINDNKSLANFFPTVDELNDYVQLYQREFHYYFPILHLYSVEPSMENYPLLLSIAMCGAIYGFHSIHAKILSNISWIHVREYLEQKNNCYETTPLWIIQSLILLTFIGIFSNDVNVIKNMKPQLMTLIQLVKITKLNLPLENFVKPPIESDHVMEFQDNPSKLAKIKGQYKTEEQIEKNFNYFILAQSRIRTCHVVLLLSNFFSSVSGRDCCFHSLDLKCGIPCYHEVLYLAEDSEIWSFYLNKFNIELDSKFSLIELSNGDGSYENCLMYLSNGSQFLYENTKISFKTLLSLLISIHEKIFIERNVIKQNLYNDPHISNSSHASIQLNDIKWRMTSRPIVASMLKYWEALYIKNGGILVPNKDNIPMIRSNPSMRLIIPLHLFAKIRKCIDLSTILELIWLQEWNLMNENLKSFLYDWESLHEATTYSVSIIGFWIDTISITENSQNIKTPILSVTCIFTSILILSEYLKLIENWASDVINNRKDVDSTSLKIPDRTLWLKAFKLMKKIERQLLSKGANFQGYAEFLNLPEGSKLLDDNFVENVMRIESPIHDTIKFLKTMKMSIRCLYMGVRILGDSPVWPISLTFANALQSRALYILKEGDTEQRIQPDNVQN is encoded by the coding sequence ATGTCACCTATCGatgataaacaaaaaaagacagtattatcaataactggcaaagaagaacaagacCGAGAACAAGAGCAAATAACTTCTGGAACTGATACTGCCAGTATGACTGGTTCAGGTGACTCTAGTCAAACAGCTACACCAACCCCAGGTCTAATTCCAATCCCTAAAAAATCGAGAAGGATAAAGACAAATAAACCAAGACCCTTCGTTTGTTCTACTTGTACAAGAGGCTTTGTTAGACAAGAACATTTGAAAAGGCATCAAAGATCACACACTAATGAAAAACCATTCTTATGTGTCTTTTGTGGACGTTGTTTCGCAAGAAGAGATTTGGTCCTTAGACATCAACACAAACTTCATGCCGCTTTAATAGGTACCTCGATGGATTCGTACACTAATAGCAGTAACAATAACGGAATACCTGTTCCATTTCAAGGTCCATTACCTGATTCTGCTGAAGATAAgattaataaaaatataattcaaataaagGGAAATAAAGCTACCATTCTACCGACACCTAGAAATCCTCTTGCGAAGACAGCAGcacaattgaaaagagaAGCGAGGGAAACTGAAGCAAGAAATAAACATGAATATCGGAGGACCTCCAATGAATGGCATCCAGATGTAACATCGACAACTTCCTCTTTAAAGTCAACGCCATCTCCTGCAACTTATATTCCGTCTGGTTCAGTAGGTCCACCACCTGTCCATTTcgaagaacaacaacaacaacaacaacaaccgATTGATTATTATAGTCATCCTCTTCGTCAAGAGCACAAAATTGGACGTGAACCATCGCCAGCACTACTTCAAGATGGTACATCTAGATCTAAAAGGCATGCATCCTTTTCTGCTTCGAGTGCATTTACATATGCTCCAGATAACCCCactgaaaaaaatacaCGTAACATtagcaataataacaacGGATCAGGTTCTGAGTCTATGAATGATGTCCCTCATCAAGTCGGATTTTCCACACCACAATTAACAGCTCAACAATTGATAGATAAAGCATTGGAATCAGGTGTCGATTTTGAAGCTCTTGAATTACCTCCATTTTTCTCCTTGGATGACCCCAATAGTTATGGGGATTCTAAATTCAACATTAACGATATACAGTTCTCACTTTCTAACGACGCATCCAATATCCCTGGAAATACTAATAACATTCAACCAAATAATCAACCATCCGTTTTACATGTTAATTCAAGCGTGTATAATATATCGACAGGAGTCCAATCGCAAATGAATATAAGCTCCCGTGGACCACCACCAATGACACCCAATAATGGAGATATTTATGGTTTTGCACCATACTTATCAGATTTCCTTACTATGAGTTCCTCATTTGGAGGGTCTGGTGGGttttccaaatcaaatTCAGTAAACTCAAATTTAGCATATTTtaattatcaaaatatacCTTACCAACCAGAACATGATGTCCACCAGTTTTCAATACCGGAAAGTAATCTCCCACAAATGGTTCATGATAATACCACCGCAAGGTATCCACAACATCCGGAAATTGGCCGTCCAGCAAGTGAACAACCAACAAAACAGGCTTCAAGTCAAGAGGTGTATTATATGAGCCAATCTCATGAATTTGACAGGCCAAAAACTGCCCAAGGCGCTTTAGAAATTAGTAATGGAACCTCTCTTTTGAAATCCAACTTAACAAATAACCCAGACTACCAACAGCACTTGTCGACGAAAATGGTGGAAATCTCGAATATCCATCCTGATGAACATTGGTTAACTGATTTTATTGCCCATCCGTTGGATATGGATTTCAAAACTTCTGGCGAccatttcaatgaaatcgGATTCTTAGATAATGCTATAGGCCAGGCCCCAACTCCACCTTCAGTTGACCCAAAACCTTTATCTAATGTGTTACCTAAATTAATAGAAACGAAAGATAATTTGCGAGATATTCATACCAATCAAGGAGAAAAAATAGCTCTTGCTGTCAACACACATCCGAATCTCAATACTCAAAATAACCATGCATCTTCAGCAACTGGACACaaattagatgatgttAAAAAATTGACTTATAATGTGTCTAGTCTATTTAACTCAAGACAATTTGATCTATTCCAAAAATCAGTTGCCTCCAGTaagaatttaaaagatatatcGAATGGTTCAAATGCTAAATATACGAGAAATAAAAACTTGAAAATATGTTTCTTCACAGAAGAATTACGTAATTCcataataaatgataataagtCTTTGGCGAATTTCTTTCCTACTGTCgatgaattaaatgattatgttcaattatatcaaagggaatttcattattatttcccCATCCTACATTTATATTCAGTTGAACCTTCCATGGAGAATTATCCACTCCTATTGTCAATTGCTATGTGTGGTGCCATTTACGGCTTCCATTCAATACATGctaaaattttatcaaaCATTTCATGGATCCATGTAAGGGAATATTTAGAACAGAAAAATAATTGCTATGAGACTACACCATTATGGATTATCCAAAGTTTAATTCTATTAACGTTTATTGGTATATTTAGTAATGACGTTAACGTGATCAAAAACATGAAACCACAGTTAATGACACTAATTCAATTAGTTAAAATCACAAAATTAAACTTACCATTAGAGAATTTCGTTAAACCACCGATCGAGAGTGATCATGTCATGGAATTCCAAGATAATCCATCAAAATTGGCTAAGATTAAGGGCCAATATAAAACTGAGGAACAAATTGagaaaaattttaattatttcatATTAGCACAATCCAGAATTAGAACTTGTCATGtggtgttattattatcgaattttttttcatcagTTAGTGGTAGAGATTGTTGTTTCCATTCATTAGATTTAAAATGTGGTATCCCATGTTATCATGAAGTTTTATATTTGGCAGAAGATTCTGAAATTTGGTCATTTTATCTTAATAAGTTTAATATCGAATTAGAttctaaattttctttgattgaATTGTCAAATGGGGATGGATCCTATGAGAATTGTTTGATGTATTTATCGAATGGTAGCCAATTTCTTTATGAAAACACgaaaatatcattcaaGACATTATTATCGTTGTTAATTTCCATtcatgaaaaaatatttattgaaagaaatgtTATTAAACAAAACTTGTATAATGATCCTCATATTAGTAATAGCTCACATGCTTCtattcaattaaatgatattaaatgGAGAATGACTTCGAGACCTATTGTTGCCTCAATGTTGAAATATTGGGAAGCATTATATATTAAGAATGGTGGTATCTTAGTTccaaataaagataatattcCGATGATTAGATCGAATCCGTCAATGAGATTAATTATTCCTCTGCATTTATTTGCAAAAATTAGGAAATGTATTGATTTGTCAACCATTTTAGAATTAATTTGGTTACAAGAATggaatttaatgaatgaaaatttgaaatcatttttatatGATTGGGAATCATTACATGAAGCAACTACTTATTCCGTAAGTATTATTGGCTTTTGGATTGATACGATATCTATTACTGAAAATTCACAGAATATTAAGACACCAATTTTATCCGTGACATGCATTTTCACATCgattctaattctttcagAATATCTAAAACTGATTGAAAATTGGGCTAGTGATGTAATTAACAACAGGAAAGACGTGGATTCAACGAGTCTTAAAATTCCAGATAGAACATTATGGTTAAAAGCattcaaattaatgaagaaaattgaaagacaGTTGCTATCAAAAGGTGCTAACTTTCAGGGCTATGCGGAATTTTTAAACTTACCTGAAGGTAGTAAATTATTGGATGATAATTTT